From Psychroflexus torquis ATCC 700755, the proteins below share one genomic window:
- a CDS encoding DUF6702 family protein, whose protein sequence is MKVLLTFFIWLSISTTTDVHEFYLSVTDINYVAEKQSLQIISRVFTDDFEDVLNKRYQKDFKLIPSLEVKETEVFIEKYIKDKFFIESEGKILSLKYLGKKYEDDMVYLYIEIGNIDELNSITIENLILTDLFEQQKNMIHFESGEFKKSFILEKKLSKRTITF, encoded by the coding sequence ATGAAAGTTTTATTGACTTTTTTTATTTGGCTTTCTATCTCAACAACTACAGACGTCCATGAATTCTATCTTAGCGTCACCGACATAAATTATGTTGCTGAAAAACAAAGTCTACAGATTATTTCTAGAGTGTTTACAGATGATTTTGAAGATGTTCTCAATAAACGATATCAAAAAGATTTTAAACTTATTCCCTCTTTAGAAGTCAAAGAAACTGAAGTCTTTATCGAAAAATATATTAAGGATAAATTTTTTATAGAGTCTGAGGGTAAAATTTTGTCCCTGAAGTATTTAGGAAAGAAATACGAAGATGACATGGTTTACTTATATATTGAAATTGGAAATATAGATGAGCTTAACTCAATAACTATTGAAAATTTAATTTTGACAGATTTGTTTGAGCAGCAAAAAAATATGATTCATTTCGAATCTGGAGAGTTTAAAAAAAGTTTTATTTTAGAAAAAAAGCTCTCAAAACGAACGATAACATTTTAA
- the pepE gene encoding dipeptidase PepE: MQAIIASTSTIHGSSYLEYLLPTLETHFADVEDILFIPFARSGGITHDDYTEKAKKGLKPCGKNVRGLHEFKDPKKAIASAEAIFVGGGNTFLLVKQLHELGLMDVLRTAIDAGAPYLGTSAGSNIFGLTMQTTNDMPIVYPPSFKTLGLLDFNINAHYKDPDLKSTHKGETRETRIKEFQNLNSVIVVGLREGSWLKVSDSKITLENNFSARIFEPGQLAYEIDPNAILNFN, translated from the coding sequence ATGCAAGCAATCATAGCAAGTACATCCACTATTCACGGCAGCTCTTATCTAGAGTATTTACTACCAACTCTTGAGACTCATTTTGCCGATGTTGAAGACATTTTATTTATACCTTTTGCGAGGTCTGGAGGCATTACTCACGATGACTATACTGAAAAGGCTAAAAAGGGCTTAAAGCCATGTGGTAAAAATGTAAGAGGTTTGCATGAATTTAAAGACCCAAAAAAAGCTATTGCTTCTGCTGAAGCTATTTTTGTTGGAGGTGGAAATACATTTTTACTTGTAAAGCAGTTACATGAACTTGGATTGATGGACGTTTTGAGAACTGCAATTGATGCTGGGGCTCCCTATTTAGGGACGAGTGCTGGTAGTAATATATTTGGTCTTACTATGCAAACGACCAACGACATGCCTATTGTTTACCCTCCTTCATTTAAAACTTTGGGCCTTCTTGATTTTAATATTAATGCACATTATAAAGATCCCGATCTAAAATCAACCCATAAAGGGGAAACACGTGAGACTCGAATTAAGGAATTTCAAAATCTAAATTCTGTCATAGTTGTAGGTTTGCGTGAGGGGAGTTGGTTAAAAGTATCGGATTCTAAAATCACATTGGAAAATAACTTTTCTGCACGTATTTTTGAACCTGGCCAATTAGCTTACGAAATAGATCCCAATGCTATTTTAAATTTCAATTAG
- a CDS encoding M1 family metallopeptidase has protein sequence MNRIKYAPLFLAVLSITFSGFSQEEKVEEKQEGHTNQNKFRQLYDEFATPNVYRTASGAPGHQYYQNTADYEMDITLDDENTMLYGKETITYTNNSPDALGYLWVMLDQNIRAKDSPAKEKNSSEFAPITPAPSFVNSHMKAEFDGGFNIKRVHKDGQPLPHTINYTMMRVEMPEPLLPGKSFEFSIEWDYLINNHTTNRGRSGYEYFEEDDNRAYVIAQFFPRMAVYNDKEGWQNYQFWGSGEFALPFGNYEVNITVPEDHILDGTGKLQNRKEVFSKTMLDRYEQAKTSFDKPVVIVTEEEAVANEKMNATETKTWEFKAEMVRDFGFATSRKFIWDMMAVKVGDRDVMAVSLYPKEGNPLWEDWSTLAVASTLETYSSYTFNYPYHKAISVHAKSQGMEYPMICWNYGRPDENGFISDRTKFGMVSVIIHEIGHNFFPMIVNSDERQWGWMDEGINTFMQYLSEQEFAKTYPAILSGNEETYEKYPSRRGEPSKMVNYMKGNQEYISPIMTNPEQVYQLGNNAYGKPATALNILRETVMGHELFDYSFKTFAQRWMFKHPTPEDFFRTMEDASAVDLDWYWRGWFYTTDYVDIGIKDVKNYFISSNPTTEGKALLSRYGIDDPAKDPRSKDAVYLLTEDSEDFEAAMKNGDPLDQAPKLREYLMDNFTQQEIDVMKQPKHIYEVTFNKPGGLVMPIIVEFQYADGTSEVIEYPVQVWRKNDSEVKKAIFSEKEIVKMIVDPKAETADVDTANNVWPRENTSSEFESFKEGKE, from the coding sequence ATGAATAGAATTAAATATGCACCGCTCTTTTTGGCGGTTTTATCAATTACCTTTTCAGGCTTTTCTCAAGAAGAAAAAGTTGAAGAAAAACAAGAAGGACATACCAACCAGAATAAGTTCAGACAACTCTACGATGAATTTGCAACGCCAAATGTCTACAGAACTGCATCTGGTGCTCCAGGTCATCAGTATTATCAAAATACTGCAGATTATGAGATGGACATTACCTTAGATGATGAGAATACCATGCTCTACGGAAAGGAAACCATTACTTATACCAACAATTCTCCCGATGCCTTAGGCTATTTATGGGTTATGCTAGACCAAAATATCAGAGCTAAAGATAGTCCAGCCAAAGAGAAAAACAGCAGTGAATTTGCTCCAATAACTCCTGCACCAAGCTTTGTAAACTCTCACATGAAAGCAGAATTTGATGGTGGATTTAACATCAAAAGAGTTCATAAGGATGGCCAACCTCTCCCTCATACCATTAATTACACGATGATGAGAGTAGAAATGCCAGAACCACTTCTACCAGGTAAATCTTTTGAATTTTCAATAGAGTGGGATTATTTAATTAATAACCACACGACAAACAGAGGGCGTTCTGGATATGAATATTTTGAAGAAGACGATAACAGAGCTTATGTTATTGCTCAATTTTTTCCAAGAATGGCCGTTTATAATGACAAAGAAGGATGGCAAAACTACCAATTTTGGGGAAGCGGAGAATTCGCTTTACCATTTGGTAATTATGAAGTGAATATAACTGTTCCAGAAGATCACATATTGGATGGTACAGGAAAACTTCAGAATAGAAAAGAAGTATTTAGCAAAACAATGCTCGATCGATATGAACAAGCAAAGACCTCTTTCGACAAACCTGTTGTTATTGTTACAGAAGAAGAAGCCGTTGCTAACGAAAAAATGAATGCCACTGAAACTAAAACTTGGGAGTTTAAAGCTGAAATGGTAAGAGACTTTGGTTTTGCTACCTCAAGAAAATTTATTTGGGACATGATGGCTGTTAAGGTCGGCGATAGAGATGTTATGGCTGTTTCCCTTTATCCTAAAGAAGGTAATCCCTTATGGGAAGATTGGTCGACCCTTGCAGTAGCTAGTACTTTAGAAACTTATAGCAGTTATACGTTTAATTATCCTTACCACAAAGCAATTTCTGTTCATGCAAAAAGCCAAGGGATGGAATATCCAATGATTTGTTGGAATTATGGGAGACCAGATGAAAACGGGTTTATCTCAGATCGTACTAAATTTGGAATGGTTAGCGTAATTATCCATGAAATTGGACACAACTTTTTTCCTATGATCGTCAACAGTGACGAAAGACAATGGGGATGGATGGATGAAGGTATTAACACCTTTATGCAGTATTTATCTGAGCAAGAATTTGCAAAAACTTACCCTGCTATATTATCTGGAAACGAAGAAACCTATGAAAAATACCCCTCTAGACGAGGTGAGCCTTCTAAAATGGTTAATTACATGAAAGGAAATCAAGAGTATATCTCTCCAATCATGACCAATCCAGAACAAGTGTACCAATTAGGAAATAATGCTTACGGAAAACCAGCAACAGCGCTTAATATTTTAAGAGAGACCGTTATGGGTCATGAGCTTTTCGATTATTCTTTCAAAACTTTTGCCCAACGTTGGATGTTTAAACACCCTACTCCAGAGGATTTTTTCAGGACAATGGAAGATGCCTCTGCCGTTGACTTAGATTGGTATTGGAGAGGATGGTTTTATACTACAGATTATGTGGATATTGGCATCAAGGATGTTAAAAACTACTTTATCTCAAGTAATCCTACCACTGAAGGTAAAGCTTTACTTAGTAGATATGGTATAGATGATCCAGCAAAAGATCCAAGATCTAAAGACGCAGTTTATCTATTGACAGAGGATAGTGAAGATTTTGAAGCAGCTATGAAAAATGGTGATCCTTTAGATCAAGCTCCAAAATTAAGAGAATACCTTATGGATAACTTCACTCAACAAGAGATTGATGTGATGAAGCAGCCAAAGCATATTTATGAAGTGACTTTCAATAAACCAGGAGGTTTAGTGATGCCGATTATTGTAGAATTTCAATATGCCGATGGAACTTCAGAGGTTATCGAATATCCAGTACAAGTCTGGAGAAAAAACGATTCTGAAGTGAAAAAGGCTATCTTTTCTGAAAAGGAAATCGTAAAAATGATTGTTGACCCTAAGGCAGAAACTGCCGATGTAGATACGGCTAATAATGTATGGCCGAGAG